TGCTCAGGAGGGATTGACATGTCCAATGATTTTGTCAGAGGTGGAAGTTTCTTAATTGAAGATGCCGAGAATATTTCAATCTTTACCCCGGAAGATTTTACGGAAGAGCACCGGATGATTGCCAAGACGGCGGAGGATTTTGTTGCCGGTGAAGTCAAACCTCACATCGACCGGATTGAAGCCCAGGAAGAAGGATTAAGCAAAGAACTGCTCCGGAGTGCCGGGGAACTTGGTCTATTGTCCGCTGATATTCCGGAAGAATACGGCGGCGCCGGATTAGATAAAATCAGCTCCATTCTCATTACGGAAAAAGTTGCCTCCGGCGGATCCTTTGCCGTGTCCTTTGCGGCCCATACCGGTATCGGCACGCTGCCTATTGTCTTCTTCGGCAACAAGGACCAGAAAGAAAAGTACCTACCGGCCTTGGCCAGCGGGGAAAAGATTGCGGCTTACGCCCTGACGGAGCCCAGCGCCGGTTCCGATGCCCTGGCGGCTAAGACCAAGGCGGTGCTGAGCCCGGACGGCACCAAGTATATATTAAACGGGGAAAAAATCTTCATTACCAACGCCGGTTTTGCCGATGTCTTCGTCACCTATGCGAAAATTGACGGGGAACACTTTACCGCCTTCATCGTGGATGCCGGCACCCCCGGTTTGAGTACCGGTGCCGAAGAAAAGAAAATGGGGATCAAAGGTTCTTCCACCAGGAGCGTTATCTTTGAAGACTGTGAAGTCCCTGTGGAGAACGTGCTGGGTGAAGTCGGCAAAGGCCATTTGGTGGCTTTCAACATCCTCAATATCGGGCGTTACAAGCTGGCCGCCGCTGCCGTAGGCGCCGCTAAAGAGGGTTTGGGCGTGACCGTAAAATACGCCAAGGAAAGAAAGCAGTTCAACCAGAGCATTGCCGAATTCGGTGCCATCAAGCACAAGATCGCCGAAATGGCTTCCAGGATCTATGTGGCGGAGTCCGTGGTGTACCGGACCGGTGGCTTAATTGACAGCATCCTTGCTACCCTGGACCCCAATGCGGAAGATGCGGGCCGGGCTGCAGCTAACGCCATCGGTGAGTATGCCATCGAGTGCTCTATTAACAAAGTCTTCGGGTCCGAAGTGGCCGACTTCTGCGTGGATGAAGCGGTCCAGATCCATGGTGGTTACGGCTTTACCCAGGAGTATCCGGTAGAAAGAATGTACCGGGATTCCCGGATCAACCGGATCTTTGAAGGAACCAACGAAATTAACCGTCTCCTCATTCCTGCCACGCTGTTGAGAAAGGCCATGAAAGGCGAGTTGAACCTGCTCGGCGCGGCCCAAAAGCTACAGGGTGAACTGCTGAGCCTGATGCCTGCCGCACCGGAGGGTGTACTGGGCGTCGAGTTTGCTAAGCTGGCCAACATGAAGAAAATGTTCCTCATGGCAGCCGGCACGGCGGTGCAGAAACTGGGCATGGCCCTGAAAGATGAACAAGAAATCCTCATGAATGCCGCCGATATGATTATCGAGATTTACGCCACCGAGAGCGCCTTGCTGCGGGCGAAGAAGGCTCTGGAGGCCGCCGGGGAAGCCGCTGCCGATCTGAAGATCAAGATGGCGAAACTGTACACCCATAACGCTTTCCAAAAATGCGAGCTCATTGCCAAGAATACCTTGGCTGCCGTGGAGACCGGCGACAGCCTCAAGACACTGCAGTCGGCCCTGAAGAAACTGGCACGGTTTGATGTGGAGAATACCATTACTTTAAGACGTGCCATCGCCGATGCCATCATTGACGCCGAAAAGTATATTTGCTAGGCGCCTGCGTAGACCCCTCCGGGCGGAGGGGTCTATTCTATTTCTTTACAGTCATGGGCTGATTCAGTAAAATAGGGAGGGAACATGAACAAGAGGTGAACAAAAAATGGCATTATCTTGCGGTATAGTTGGATTGCCCATGGTAGGAAAAACCACGTTATTCAACCTGCTCACCAAGGCAGGCTTGGCTACCAGCGAATACATGACCGGGAAGACCAACACTCACACCCAACTGGCTCAAATACCCGATGAGCGGGTGGATTTTTTAGCGCAGCTGTACAAGCCCAAGAAGGTCACTTATGCCACTTTGGAAGTAACGGACGTGCCGGGGCTGGTGCGGGGTGCCAGCCAGGGCATGGGTTCCGGAAATGAGTTTTTGTCCGCGGTGCAGGAAGCAGATGCCCTGATTCATGTGGTAAGAGCTTTTAATAATGGTCAGGTTATGCACGTGGAAGGGTCCATAGACATTATACGGGATCTGGAGACCATCAATCTGGAATTATTGTTTGCTGATTTACAGTTAATAGAAAAGCGGATCAGCCGGATTAACCAGGGTAAGAAAAAAGGGAAGGAAAACGCCATGGAGCTCAGCGCCCTGGAAAAACTCCAGCAGGCGTTCGAAAATGAAATTCCCTTGTCCCAGATCCAGTTGACGGAAGAGGAGAGAGAGTCCCTCAGGCACATGCGGTTTCTCACCGCTAAACCCATGATTATTGTCGTTAATGTTGATGAGGAGCAGTTAACTAATCAGGATTATCCCCAGCGGGAAGCCGTCCGTGCATATGCCCGGGAAAAGGGGTTACCTTTGCTGGAGGTATGCTTGAAGGCGGAAGTGGAAATAGACGAGCTGGACCCGGAAGACCGGGCTGAGTTCATGGGCGAGCTGGGCATTGCCGAGCCGGGGGTGAAGCGCATTGCCAAAACTGTTTATGAGCATTTAGGTTTAATATCTTTCCTGACCGTCGGGGAAGATGAAGTCAAGGCCTGGACCATTACAAAGGGGCTGAACGCCAAACAAGCGGCCGGCAAAATCCACAGCGATATTGAAAGGGGCTTCATCCGGGCGGAAACGGTCAGTTTCACAGATTTGTTCGAGCTTGGCTCCATGGCGAAAGTGAAAGAAAAAGGGTTGGCCCGGCTCGAAGGAAAAGACTATATTGTGCAGGACGGGGACATTATTAATTTCCGGTTCAATGTGTAGCTGGGAAAACCTGTTTCCTGGCGACCAGTGAGACGCTGAGCATATTTCGCTGAAACTATTGACAGCGGAACACCCTCGATGTATGATAATAACAGAATTGTGCGCCAGGAAGGAGGGCAGCGGATGCCGTTTTACGATTTCAAATGCAATGCTTGTGGTTACCGGTTCGCGGTCAATGTACCGATGAGGGAGCGAAAGAACGTCACCTGCCCGGAATGTGGGGCCCGGGAGTTGACCCAACTGTTTACCGGTATCAACATCCTCGGGGTTGGGGGCAGCGGTTGCTCCAGTCCTCCTGGTTCCCGGTTTACGTGAGGTTAAGAGCAAGGGAGGGGGTGCCTCCCTTAATTTTTGCCTGGCTTTGGCTACGTGGGCCGGTGTGTCGGTCTTGACAGTGTTACGCAAAGAGTATAAGATTC
The Clostridia bacterium genome window above contains:
- a CDS encoding acyl-CoA dehydrogenase, with protein sequence MSNDFVRGGSFLIEDAENISIFTPEDFTEEHRMIAKTAEDFVAGEVKPHIDRIEAQEEGLSKELLRSAGELGLLSADIPEEYGGAGLDKISSILITEKVASGGSFAVSFAAHTGIGTLPIVFFGNKDQKEKYLPALASGEKIAAYALTEPSAGSDALAAKTKAVLSPDGTKYILNGEKIFITNAGFADVFVTYAKIDGEHFTAFIVDAGTPGLSTGAEEKKMGIKGSSTRSVIFEDCEVPVENVLGEVGKGHLVAFNILNIGRYKLAAAAVGAAKEGLGVTVKYAKERKQFNQSIAEFGAIKHKIAEMASRIYVAESVVYRTGGLIDSILATLDPNAEDAGRAAANAIGEYAIECSINKVFGSEVADFCVDEAVQIHGGYGFTQEYPVERMYRDSRINRIFEGTNEINRLLIPATLLRKAMKGELNLLGAAQKLQGELLSLMPAAPEGVLGVEFAKLANMKKMFLMAAGTAVQKLGMALKDEQEILMNAADMIIEIYATESALLRAKKALEAAGEAAADLKIKMAKLYTHNAFQKCELIAKNTLAAVETGDSLKTLQSALKKLARFDVENTITLRRAIADAIIDAEKYIC
- the ychF gene encoding redox-regulated ATPase YchF, encoding MALSCGIVGLPMVGKTTLFNLLTKAGLATSEYMTGKTNTHTQLAQIPDERVDFLAQLYKPKKVTYATLEVTDVPGLVRGASQGMGSGNEFLSAVQEADALIHVVRAFNNGQVMHVEGSIDIIRDLETINLELLFADLQLIEKRISRINQGKKKGKENAMELSALEKLQQAFENEIPLSQIQLTEEERESLRHMRFLTAKPMIIVVNVDEEQLTNQDYPQREAVRAYAREKGLPLLEVCLKAEVEIDELDPEDRAEFMGELGIAEPGVKRIAKTVYEHLGLISFLTVGEDEVKAWTITKGLNAKQAAGKIHSDIERGFIRAETVSFTDLFELGSMAKVKEKGLARLEGKDYIVQDGDIINFRFNV
- a CDS encoding zinc ribbon domain-containing protein, producing the protein MYDNNRIVRQEGGQRMPFYDFKCNACGYRFAVNVPMRERKNVTCPECGARELTQLFTGINILGVGGSGCSSPPGSRFT